GGTGGGAGACTGTTCAGTCTCTCTTTCTTTGACAGCTAACATTTTCCAGAGCTGGCGCCTGCAGGGGAAAGGAAATCAGAGCTTCCCACCTCACAcatctttttcccattttgttcATGCTGCCCAGAGAAAACCATTAGGGCTAGGTCAGTCTGGGGTCTCCCCCGCCCGCCCATCTCTCAGCCCTGTTAtaaggaggggtgggggtggggggtcatTGGAAGGACAAGGCCCTAGCCTGGCTAAGAGGCCAGACTCTGAACTCTTGTATCCCTTCTTAATTCCCTGCCAGTTCAAGATGGGAGGGTGGGGGCGGAGACCAGGAGTCTGGGCTCCTGGGGCCCTCCTTTATTCTGCTCAAATCTCCCAACACCTCTGACTATCTCCCGGGAGTCTGACTCACTGGCCCTAAGGAAAGGGCCTGCCTGGCTGCCAGTCCTGGGTCTGGTCTGCAGCAGGAAGGGCCCAGAGGTTGGGGAAGCTGGTCCTTATTTCCCAGCTTCTGggaccccagcctcctccctggaACCCCTAGGAAAGCTGGTTTCCACAGGTCCCTGGGAAGTAGGCTGGGGGATGGCTGCTGGGTCCCACTGTCTGGAGACAAGAGCTGCATTTGGGGACTTGAGAGGAGGGAAATGGGAGCCCCAAGGAGCCTTGGAGAGGAGTTCTGCACAAGCTGGCTGACCACCTTCCTAAAACTGAGCCATTAGCTCCTCCTACCCTGCCTCCTAGGGACAGTGAGTCCAATATCCTCTTTCTGTCCCCACACAGAACCTCAAAACCCAGACCTGCACCCCTCTCAGTCTTCTCTTCTCTGGGACCttgcctttctcctctcctcttgcCTCTTTCCTCTTGAATCCCAGAATCCAGTTATCTGGCCCAGTGCCCACCCTGCTTGCAGCACACTCCCCACCCaaccttttccttcttcctccagaAACTCCAGATCATCTCAGTgccagggggtgggggcagggtgaaGGTGCCCAGACCCTGGATCTTCTATTTCCCATCCTCAGAGGGTAGGAGAGGAGGCATCTGAGACGTGGCCTGTGTTCCCCAGGTCTAGCGCCCTGGCAAGGTCGAAGGCTGCAAGCTGGTTGTGCACCTTGTCTAGGGCTGGCCACTTCTAGGTGCCACGCGAACCCATGTGTTCAGCTTGCCAAACTTGCCATGGCTACACCTTTGGCCTCCTGCCCTGGGCTGCCAGGGGTTAAGAGGCCAGTgcagggtgaagggtgggagtgGTGGAGGGGTCCAGCCCTAGAAACTGGATCTTAAAAGCCAAGAGGAGTTTAACTGCAGGTCAAGTCACTGCGCGGACTGACTTCTCCATCCAGGGAACTGAAACCCAGTCTGGACAAGCCCTCAACCAGTGcatccccacctcctccctctcccttcccgcGGCTcagcagcccagcccagccctgagaAGAGCGTTGGCAGCTAGAGCTGGGAATGAGGTGGCAGAGCCAAGAACAACAGAGGCACCGCCTGGGCGCTGTGCAGATCCTCCCTGGTCTGCCCACAATGCCTCTTGTCAAAGTCAGAGGCACCACCTGGCCACCTGGTGCTGCGCAGACCCTCTCCTTATCAGACTGTAATCCTGGTCAGCCCCCTCCTCCCAGTCTATGGTCCTGACCCTACCTGGCCACATCTGCCTCtctttgccaggcctcagggctggCCCTGGAGGTTACTGTCATCCCCTGCCTTTGGGTCCAGTTACCCCTTTCCCCAGGTCACTCAGGATTCTCTACCCTAACCATCCCTAGTTTTCATGATTTCTCTCCTGCATCCAAATGTTTCTGGGAAATGAGTTGCCTCCTTTCTAGATTTCTGACCCTTCTCCCTGCTTGCACTTCAGTTTGCTGGAAACTTTTTTCAGGCCTAACTCCTATGTATCCTGCTGCGAGGACAATTTCATTTGGGGCAAATCAGAGCCTGGCCTTCTCAGACTTGAAAAGGGCTGAGCTCCTGAACCCAGAGAGATCAGAAAGCAGCACTCTGCTCTGTACCAAGGATCAGGCCAGACTGGGAGGCAGCCTGCCTAAGTCTGTGCTCTGTGCTAAGTGGAATCCTGAGGGCTCAGGGTGGCCAGGAGACAGAACTCTCTTGCCCCAGCTGCTCCCGGCCCCTCTCTCCTGCTCTCAGACTTCCCTGCATTCTGTAGAAGTCCTGAATTCATTGCTGCCCCTACGCTGAGTAGCAGAGACCCAGGTGTCTAGCCCCACCTGGGTTTAATTTCTACATGCGTTCCAGCCAACAAACTCTCTGACCCAGCAGATGAAATAACACTGCCCAGGGTGAGGTTCTTCTCCAAATGCTGAATTTGGCTAGAGAATCTTCATGGCCCCggttgggggtgagggtgggggcttAATCACTCTCCCACACTTCCCATCCCCAGTCAACCCTTCCCTCTCCGGCGGCTGGGCTGGGTGGTCACTCCTTCTCCCTGCTAGCCTCAAGGAAGTaatggagaggggaggggggtcTCCTTTCCCCAAGTCCTAGACCCCTGAGTTATACACACATCTACACCCACTCACACTCTTCACCATCCAGGAGCCCTCTCCTGTCCATCTCTATTCTTTCAGGTGTAAGACCAGCCACCTTCCTTTTAGCCACACCACCATGGAACAAAGCCCCAGAATGTTGCTCTCCTAAGTCTCTAAGCTTGTTTCCTCCTCACTCCACCCCTACCTATCCCACCTCTGCCCCCGCCCCCAGCTTTTCTCATCAACTTTGCACCCTCCCCTCACTGAGTCTCCAAATTCCTGGGGGGGCCCAAGAGGGTTATGACTAAAGCTCCTGCAAAGGGTCACCCTGGGCAGATCTGTAGCAGATTTGGTCATAATTAAAAGGCCAGAGGCACTGGGAAATTCCTTCTCCTTATTGATCCCAGCGGGAAATTAAAGCCAGTTGTTTGTGACTGAGTGGCTGATGAGGGCTGCAGCTCCTCCCCATTGCTTGCTTCCAGGGTCCTAGCCCCTGCTCCTTGCCTCTAGGCATCTCCATCCTCCTCAGTTAGTCCCCTCCCCCAAGCCCCTCCACTCTCTCATCTCCCacccctcagcctccccgagttcCCTTCCCCAGCATCTTTCCTAAGCACCCTCCGTGCCTGCTGCTCCCTGGGGTAACAGGGCTGCTAGAGGGTGAGACCTCAGCCTCAGCTATTCAGCACCCTGCTTAGACCCCCTACCCACCTCCCTCAGCCAGGGTTGGGATGCtagggctggagctggagctcaGGCCCAGAGCTGCCAAACCGCAAATGCTAACATCTGGAAAGAATTCCTCTCCCAGCCCGACTTCCCTTTGTCTTACTTCTGTCTCTTTGGAAATCATGGCCGGTGGGCTGGTGGGGGAAGTGGGAAAGTAAGGAGAGGAGAGTGGGCCCAggtctccctgcccccaccccagggagCCCCACTCCCTGGCTCTAGCCTCCCCAGCAGCCTCGGCCAAGCCATTCAGTCTGTGCTCCCCTGCTCTAGCATCGAGGGGCCAATCATCCCCTCCTATGAACTCTGTTCCTGAATCCTGGTGACCATCTTTTGGGCGAGGTTTTAACATCCTTAGTCACCAACAAGGCTGTGGGGGACAGTGCACTGGTCCTTTTGTCATGCGGGAGGAGGGATGCCTATTGAGCAGGAGGCTGGGCACTTCTGGCTGGGGGCTGCAGAGGGCTGGTGGTGTGGAGATGGACATAATGACCTGGGTGGGGGAGGCAGGGGGCAgtgaagggaaggaggagcagcAGGAGTCTGGTTTCCACCACGTTCCCTCCTCTAGCCTCTCCTCATCCCTTTGGCCAGGAGCCGGATTTCACTGTCAGAGCCTAATCCCCCTCCTTTACCTACAGCATTGCTGAGCAGGGAGGATGGGGGAGGAGCTCAGGCTGTGCCTGCAACCCCAGGCCCTAAGCACTTCCCAGGGACCCCCCCAACCCCACTTCCTTCCACCACCTCTGCTTTTGTCTGTCCTTCCTCAGAGAGCTCCTTGACCTGCTGCCCTCTTCCTTCCAGAAGCGCAGGCCCCCCAAACACCCCCAAATAAGCTCTCCCACACAAACCTGGACCCCTAAACCCAGGCTGAAGTATTCAGCTCCCTTCTTCAAATCTCTGTTGGCTACTGCAGGCGGGGCCCCACAGAGAAGTCCTTTCTGCAGTGGAATCTCCATCCCTCCTGCTGCCCAGTCAGCCCAGCTGCTTTATTTTCTCACCCACCCATTTCTGCAGATTTCCCTCTCTGCAACCCGGAGGCCCGACCCCCCAGTACATTCTCCAGCCTTCAGTTCTCAATGCTGAGGTCACTCTGGCCCCTCTCCTTTGGTCATCTTCCTCCGGACTCCTCCCCAGCTCCCACCAAAGCCCAGAACTCCCTAGATCCCTCCTAGGTTCTAAGCATAAGGGCTCAGAGATCTGAGAGAGACTGCCTGCTCCACCCTTGGCCACGCTGGCGAGGAGGGGCCGGGGCAGGGACCCAGGGCTGGGACCAGATGTGGGGTTTTTCTTCCCGCCTCAGAAGGAGCTGGGAGGGAGAGTCCGGGGAGGGTGGGGGATGGGATGCAGCGTCGGTTCGCCCAGGGCCACCGGTCCGAAGGGCCCCCCGCGTTGGACACGCCGGGACGGTTCCTTTGGCTCCAATCACTGCATCCCGCCAGGCTCCGCTCCTCTGCGGTTTCCGGCCTCAGGTCCCAGGCCTGTCTCCGAGGCTCCCTGCCTGACCTCAGTTTCTGTTTCTCCGTCTCCCTGCCATCTCCACTGGGGTCTCGCCCACTCCCACTCGGGTCTCTGCAGGAAGCcttgccctcctcccaccctctttgATCTCCCGTTTCAAAGCCGCTCGCCAAGGGAGGGGAGGTAGCTCCTTCCGCCCGTTTTACAGCTCAGGATGGTGACACCTGAGACCCTGCTCCGCCTTCTCCCCGGGCACCCATCCTCCCTTCTATCTTGGTGGCGGCGCAGCTCGCCAGGGCTCCGCGCTTCTGTCCCCGCCTCCCTCCCTTCCGCCTACGGAGACCCCCTCGGGGTCTGGGGAGTGAAGCGACAGAGAAAGCGCTTTAATAAAGACCTCGCGTCAAGTGATTGGCTGTGACCTCTGCCCTCCCAGCCTCGCGCCCTGGGCTCCTGCTTAACCCTTCAGTGTCCGCCCAGCCCATTAAGGGGAGCGAGTCGCCTGGCGACTACTTCCAGAGTCCCCAGGCACTACGTGAGCCCGAAGCAGGATAGAGGGGTGGGGGGACGTGCCACCCCCGCCCAGCCTCTCCGAGTTGTTCCAGCAGGGGGCGCCGTTGCCTCACTTAGATCCCTAATCCCGCAGAACCCCGGAGCTCCCCTGCCCCTCTCTGAGTTCGAAGTGGTCCCACTGGATCCAGTTCAGGCTTCAGTGGAGCCAGGGCTCAGTTGCCTATTTCCCCCGGTCAGCTACGGCTCAAGATCTGGGATCCGCCCGCGGGTGGGGTCGCCAGGTGTCCAGCGCCAAGGAGTTGAATGCACCGAGTCAGGTTGGGGATGGGTGGCGAACAGGCGAGACGTGAGGAACTCTGGTGGGGGACAGCCATACACGAGCCCTGAGCATCTGCGCCCGCAGCTGGCTCCCCGCGCCTAGGCGGACAGCGCAATTCAAGTGCAGGCTTTGCATCCGCTTCCCCATCCACTCCCTAGAGCAGGAGAAGGCTATCTCGGTCCCCAGAGAAGCCTGGACCCACACACCGGCTAGATCCAGAGGTTGGTGGCAGGGCCCCCCCAAGTGGGGGAGGGGGCGGAGCGGAAGGCGGGGCCACTTCAATCCTGGGCAGGGGAGGTTCCGCACAGGGTATAAAAGCTGTCCGCGCGGGAGCCCAGGCCAGCTTTGGGGTTGTCCCTGGTCGTATCTTGGTTCCTGAACCTCACGACTCGGCGACGGCGACGTCTCTTTTGACTAAAAGACAGTGTCCAGTGCTCCAGCCTAGGGGTCTAAGGGGACCACCACccgcgccgccaccatgcccaacttctCTGGCAATTGGAAAATCATCCGATCGGAAAACTTCGAGGATTTGCTCAAAGTGCTGGGTAAGGAAATGTTCGAGGGCCCAGGTGGGGCAAGGGGGGCTCTGGAGTCCTCGAAGGTGGGGATGAAAAAGAAAGCGGGACCACAGGGCGTGAGACACTGGGCGCCTGCATCACTGAAAAATGTGCCAGGCGTCCGGGTCCCGTGGCGCTGGGCACGACGCCTAAATCCCGCTTTCTCCTGCGGGGGCCCACCGGTGCCAGCACTGCGGTGACTCACAGCCTGTGAATCACGTAGAAACCAGAAGCGCGAGGTTGGCCtctgggggaaggggaggctgGCCTCAGCGGCCGGACTCGGTGAGCCGAGGCACCTGGCTGTCCGCAGTTCAGAAGCTGCAGGCTGGTGGAGCCACGAACCCTGCATCCAGACTGGGAGCCCGGTTCCCTAACCTGCCCAGCCGCTCGGACACATTCCAATCTCCTTCCCGGTGCCCCCCTCGGTAACCCAATCCCCGGAGCAGGCTCATTACCCCTAGGCGCCCAGCTCTGCCTACCAGGTGATCTGCCGCCCCAGCGCCCCCTGAGCTCCCCTTTCCTTCCCGTGTGCACTTTCCACTCTACTCTCCCTACCCCCCATCTGTGAGACAAGTATTTTACTACAACGAGCAGCTCCAGAGTTCTAAAATCGCTAGGGATAATTATCACTTTCTTGGATTTCAACAAATGGTTTCGTGTGAAACCCCAATCCCACATTTCCAAAAATCTAGGTTCCCACCTCCCTCCACACACCATAGATCAGCTGCAGCCCAACTGGGTGTGTTGGTCAAAGGTGGGGAAAACAAAGTCAATCCAGACTGCCCTTCCCACTTTcccagcccactttctgtgtgctCTCTGGGCCAACTGGGCTAGACATCTGGGGCTCTGGGGGAGAGATGGACGATAGTTAAGGACCCCAGTCACTGGGAGCGTAAGGACAGGCCTGCTGCCTTCAATTCCTGCACTGAACAGAGAGAGGGTagttgggctgggctgggcaaggGGGTAGGGAGGGAGGGCACCCTGGACTATAGGAGTGAGACTGGATCTAAGAAGGGTCTGGAATGTTGCAGAGAGAGCAGGAATCTCCATCATTCCTTGCTGTTGGTTCTTCCTGCGATCTAACCACAATACTTCTTGGAGTCATATCAGTCTTTCTCGCTCTGTCCTTGCTGAACTTAAAGACGAAAAGATAGAAGTTTTCTCTTTGGAAAGCCTACATGCCACTCCCTCCTCATCTTCTCTGGATTCTGGCTCCTGTCCCCAGTGGATGAGGTGGTGGCCTGGCGCACCCCCAGGTCCCAGCTGAAGAGTAAGATTCAAGGCCCCAATCCTGCTGTCTGTCTTCAGTCTGTTTGTCCTCTCTGCAGGGTCTCTCTGAGCCACGTGCCCTCCTCAGGCCCTGCAGGGGGGAGATTAAAAACAGATCCATTAGACAAACACAGTCCTGAGCCAGTCAAGGCCGGCTGAGCTGGGCCCCCAGCTCCACAGGCACCAGGGGCTTGCTGAAGGGATGTCTCCTCTGAACTCAGCCTTACTTCTGCAGGAACTTCGGTCCTGGCACAGCCCTCTTAGCTCTAGTCAAGGGTCCATCTCAATAAGACTTGGGGACCTCAGTCATGTCTCCCTAGACCCAAGAGTTCAGCAGCCAACCATGGGGTCCTGGGCTCCCCAGGGACAagacttcctctctccctctctcttctgttTGGAGTAGGGTAGCTATGCTTTGGCGCTGAGGGGAAAGAGGATTTGTTTCTCTAGGAACCCAGGTCTGGAGGAGGGCCAGGGAGTTGGCCGGATCAGGGGCAGGGAAATCCTGCTGCCTGGCGGAGGGCCCTTTCACCCCCACCTAGTGCATCCCTGGCTGTACTCCAGGACAGGGCGGCAGatcaggccaggtgaggtgggtGTGTGGAGCTTAGACCTGGAGCCCATCCAGAGAGGCCCCCTGCTCTGCACATCTTCCTTTCAGAGGGGTGCTGTCTCCTATCTCCCCCACTTTGGTTAACAACTGGGGAGCAGAGAGAAGGGGTCCAATCTGGGCTGGGATATGGAGGTGCACAGAGAGTCTGAATTCACAGAGGCTGAATGAGATAGCCAGACCCTGTGAGGGGAGTGGGGGGTCCTGAAGTAGGGGACACATCACACAGAGCGGGGAGGGCAGGCTCCTTTTCTATCCCTTCTTCTCACGGCAGAGGGGGTTCCCTTGAGGGGACAGGGATATGGGAGTCTTCCAGAAGGGCAGATGAGCACGGTGCCTAATGAAGGGAGCTTTGTCTGAACCccagctttttgttttcctttttttttttttttttttttttttactggtgggatctcactatgttgctcagtctggtctcaaacttctaggcttaagcaatcctcctgccttggcctcccaaagtgctgggataacaggcatgagccatggcacctgacCCTTTGCCTTCCTTTTATCAGTAAAAATAATACCAACAATAATAGCTACTGTTTCCTGAAAACTTAAGCATATGCCTGGCACTGTGTGTGCTGAGTCCTAAACACATACCATTccgattggcttttttttttttttttttgagacagagttttgctctttttgcccaggctggagtgcaatggcacgatcttgactcaccacaacctctgcctctagattcaagtgattctcttgcctcagcctcatgagtagctgggattacaggcatgtgcctccatgcccagctaattttgtgtttttagtagagatggggtttctccacattggttaggctggtctcaaactcccaatctcagatgatccacccacctcggcctcccaaagtgttggggttacaggcgtgagccactgctcctggacattttttgttttgttttgtttttgaggcagagtcttactctgtctcccaggctggagtgcagtggcatgatctcggttcactacaacgctcaaacaatccacctgccttggcctcgaaaactgctgggattataggtgtgagccactgtacccaacctTGATTGGCTTTTTAAGAagctgttattttcattttacaattgAGGAATCTAAGGCTCAGGGTGGTTAAGCCATTTGCTCAGGGTCACCCAGCCTGTAAgggggctgagccaggaggaaATCACAGCCTAATGACCTTACTCCAAAGCCTCTGTCTTCCCCGGCTGCTGACCATTCTGTAGAGGGAAGTGGCTGCCCCGCCCTCTTTCGTTGCTGGGAATCTCCGCTCCTCATTTTTGAATGGGACAGAAATTGGGCAAATGAAGACCTATCTAGCACTAGATAGGGTGGGTAGATAGGGCAGAGAGGGAAATGGCTCCTACTTCCCAGGACATGAGTGATGGGGCCTGGCCTGTGCTTGGCCAGGGGTACAGACCCAGTGACTCCGATGAGCCGTCAACAGGGTAGACAAAAGGCCAAAAGTGAAGTAAACAGAGACAACCAGAGCCGGTAGCAGGATGTTTCTTGGGCAGGGGGCTGGGGAGAAGCTGCCCCTGGACATTCCAGGACTGAAGAGCTGAGACATGGGGAGCCAAATCCAGGCCTGCTAACTCAATAAGGTGGGGCCACAGCTGGGAACAGGACCCCCAGGGGCAGGCcactgcctctctccctctcctccctaaACCCCCTCATCTTTCAGGGCTGCACTGCCTGCCATCTCCTTCAAGGCACTTTCCTAGACACCCAGGCACCAGGCAGATGCACCCCCCAACACACCCACCCCAAGCAAGTCACAAATCAGTCTGCTCCAACTGTCTCATGGGGAGGGTGTGAGAGAGGTGCCCAAAGCCCCCCAAAAGGTGAGCCTCTCCACTCTCCCCACAGGGGTGAATGTGATGCTGAGGAAGATTGCTGTGGCTGCAGCGTCCAAGCCAGCAGTGGAGATCAAACAGGAGGGAGACACTTTCTACATCAAAACCTCCACCACCGTGCGCACCACAGAGATTAACTTCAAGGTTGGGGAGGAGTTTGAGGAGCAGACTGTGGATGGGAGGCCCTGTAAGGTGAGTGCCAAGAGGGGCTCCAGGGTCATGGCATCATTGCCCTGCCTCTCAACCTACCATTTTCCAGGCTAGCAGTTAACTCCTAGCTTCTCTCTGTTCCCACTAGGGAAAATCCTTAAGTAGTGGTGGGGGCTAGAAAGGGGCTCTCTCTCCCTTATCCCTGTCACTGCATTGTGCCTGCTATGGGCCCAGCTTACTTGGCCACCTGTCTCTTGCAGAGCCTGGTGAAATGGGAGAGCGAGAATAAAATGGTCTGTGAGCAGAAGCTCCTGAAGGGAGAGGGCCCCAAGACCTCGTGGACCAGAGAACTGACCAATGATGGGGAGCTGATCCTGGTAAGTCCTGGCTCCTCCCCACTAATAGCAAACCCAGCCCTAGATAAATTCCGAGATTCTCTGGGAGACCCCAGGGTGCGGGAGACTCAAGAACAACCATGGCTTGACTCCACACCCTCCTGATGGGACTGCTTGGACAGAACTAAAGTGTCCCTATGCCATACAGTGCCCTGTGTGAATTAGAAATGGTTGTTGTTCCTTTTATGCAAAGCAAAGGGCATGTACTGGGGCGTCCCAGCAGTTCTCCAGGGAGATCTTCCTGGCTTGAGGAGGAGGACAGGCCCTGGGGGCTCTATTGCCGTCCTCCCTCCAGTGATACCTGGGTATTCTGGGACCAGCTCCTATCTATTGGTCTTGAGCCAAGAAGCAGGTTTGGACCTGGAGGCCAAGCAGAGTACCTCCATTCAACCCTCCCCTCCAAAGCCACAGGACCCCAGGGGCCTCTCAGGCTAACAACTACTTCTGTCCTTCCAGACCATGACGGCAGATGATGTTGTGTGCACCAGGGTCTACGTCCGAGAGTGAGTGACCACGGGTAGAATGGCGGCCAGAGCCCACCACTGGCCAGGCTCACCGCCCTGCTTCACtgccccctccctcccactcccttcTTCTAGGATAGTGCTCCCCTTACCCCAGTCACTTCTAGGGGTCACTGGGATGCCTCTTGCAAGGTCTTGCTTTCTTTgacctcttctctcctcccataTACACCAACAAAGAGGAATGGCTTGCAAGAGCCCAGATCACCCATTCCGGGTTCACTCCCTGCCTCCCCAAGTCAGCAGTCCTAGCCCCAAACCAGGCCAGAGCAGGGTCTCTCTAAAGGAGACCTGAGGGCCTGAGCAGGAAAGACTGGCCCTCTGGCTTCTACCCTTTGTCCCCGTAGCCTATACAGTTTagaatatttatttgttaattttattaaaatgttttaaaaaaataaaacttgtctCTGGCTCATTGGGCAGGGGGTAGATAAGTCACCTGAGTTCAACCTTGCCTCTGAAATGTAGTGTGGGAAAGACTTGTGTTTCTACAGCATGGAACTGAGTTACACGACAGGAGGGAACAGTCCTTCTGGTCACCCTGCTAACCACCACCCCTTCATTTGCTGCTGAATCCACCAGCCTCACCTCTGCATTCCCTCCTCCAAGGTCCCTCGTTGGTGTCCTGCTCTGGCCTCCAAGGTCACCAGGGTCTCCTCCTCCTGACCTCTCAGCTGGGGCACTGGGCTCTGAGGAGCTGACTCCCGCCTTGTCCCATGTTTTCCATTATGGTGACAGTTTCCGCCGCCTCCTCCAACTGTTGCTTGCCTCTCCAATTTCAGCCCATAGATGACCCCAggcctggccttggcctcccacatgGTTCCAGATGAGCTCATCAACACCCACAAGCTGGCCTTGCAGCTGCCTGGGCCTCTGGGTGAGAGGTCTCATCCTGCCTGTCAGCCCTTTGTGTCCGAGACAAGCCATCTCTGCTAccatccttcctccctgcctcaatctcccacaTGCCCTTCTGCCTCTGGCTTCTAAATCTTCCAGGTCCCTTGGATCCTCCTCCAAGCCTCTCCCTGAGCCTCCACACTCAGGTCTACaccagatctcaaactcctgggctcaagcgatcctcctgcctcaacctctcaaaatgGTTGGATTGCAAGCCACCGTACTCAGCCAGttgttctgtgtttttaaaacacaaaataatgtaatttaatgGCTTATGTACTAGGAAGCTCCAGCTGGGTCTGGCTTCAGGTATGGTTGGATCCATAGTTTCAATGATGGTCATCAACCTCTCCCTGTCCATACATCCTGCtcatctgtttctctctctctctctctctttttttttttttttttttttgagacggagtctctctctgttgcccaggctggagtgcagtggtggaatctcggctcactgcaagctccgcgtcccaggttcacgccattctcctgactcagcctcctgagtagctgagactacaggtgcccgccaccacacccagctactttttgtatttttagtagagacggggtttcactttgttagccaggatggtctcgatttcctgacctcgtgctccacctgcctcggtctcccaaagtgctgggattacaggtgtgagccactgcacccggcctttttttttttttgaaatggagtctcactctgtcacccaggctggagtgcaatggtgcaatcttggctcactgcaacctctgcctcccaggttcaagtgattcttctgcctcagcctcccaagtggctgggattacaggcacgaaccaccacatccaactaatttttgtatttttagtagagacaaggtttcaccatgttggtcaggctggtcttgaactcttgacctcaggtgatccacccgcctcggcctcccaaagtgctgggattacacgcgtgagccaccgcgcccgacctcatCTGTTTCTTTTGTGTATCAGTCACATTCAATCCTGTCACATGGTTTTCTCCGAGTCATGGGAAATTGCCTTCAGATGCCCTAAGCTTACATAGTTACAGTTtgagatccaaaaaaaaaaaaaaa
This DNA window, taken from Macaca mulatta isolate MMU2019108-1 chromosome 1, T2T-MMU8v2.0, whole genome shotgun sequence, encodes the following:
- the CRABP2 gene encoding cellular retinoic acid-binding protein 2, whose protein sequence is MPNFSGNWKIIRSENFEDLLKVLGVNVMLRKIAVAAASKPAVEIKQEGDTFYIKTSTTVRTTEINFKVGEEFEEQTVDGRPCKSLVKWESENKMVCEQKLLKGEGPKTSWTRELTNDGELILTMTADDVVCTRVYVRE